The Ignavibacteriales bacterium genome includes a region encoding these proteins:
- a CDS encoding class I SAM-dependent methyltransferase, translating into MTDEPKGIADFYDLLAPDYDAMTGFEKRFVKERPFFRLLVERHKIKAALDAGCGSGFHALLLAELGVRVTAVDASEQMVRLTRNHAKQRGAGIETFVGTFEGLGGLVNKRFDAVFVMGNSLPHLVKVENLKLALANFFDLLQAGGVLFCQTLNYDRILAGHDRIQNEKEVGEKTFVRYYEYDEGGILFNILTRSKSGDEVKEKSQRVRLRPILHVEFSQQLEEAGFVDVKKFGGVSMDVFNAEISKDLVVLARKPM; encoded by the coding sequence GTGACCGATGAACCCAAAGGTATCGCGGATTTTTATGACCTCCTTGCTCCCGATTATGATGCTATGACCGGGTTCGAAAAACGCTTCGTCAAGGAACGTCCTTTTTTCAGACTTCTTGTCGAGCGTCACAAGATCAAGGCCGCTCTGGACGCAGGATGCGGGTCAGGATTTCATGCGTTGCTTCTCGCTGAGCTTGGAGTACGTGTGACCGCTGTTGACGCGTCGGAGCAAATGGTGCGCCTGACGAGAAATCATGCAAAACAGCGCGGAGCAGGAATCGAGACATTCGTGGGTACATTCGAAGGCCTGGGCGGTCTCGTCAACAAGCGGTTTGATGCGGTGTTTGTCATGGGAAATTCCCTGCCTCATCTTGTGAAAGTGGAGAATCTGAAGTTGGCACTTGCCAACTTTTTTGACCTCCTGCAGGCAGGGGGAGTCCTGTTCTGTCAGACTCTCAACTACGACAGAATTCTGGCGGGTCATGATCGGATACAGAACGAGAAAGAAGTCGGGGAGAAGACCTTTGTACGTTACTACGAGTACGATGAAGGCGGAATTCTTTTCAACATCCTCACCCGTTCGAAGTCCGGGGATGAGGTGAAAGAAAAGTCGCAGAGGGTCAGACTGAGACCAATACTCCATGTTGAGTTCTCCCAACAGTTGGAGGAGGCAGGTTTTGTGGATGTGAAGAAGTTCGGCGGGGTGTCCATGGACGTATTCAATGCGGAAATCTCGAAAGACCTTGTAGTGTTGGCAAGAAAACCGATGTAG
- a CDS encoding CaiB/BaiF CoA-transferase family protein: MKLLDGIRVLDLTNVLSGPFATLHLSLAGAEVIKVENPTDGDLARKLGSVPKFNQMLMGTSFLAQNANKKSLTLNLKAPEGKEIFRRLAKTADVVVENFRPDVMNRLGLSYEALSKDNPRLVYCAISGFGQTGPDALKPAYDQIIQGLSGEMAINGDERLNPLRAGFPVCDTVGGLNAAFAIMGALFYRERTGEGQFIDVSLLDSIMPLMGWVAANLMIGGQQPVMMGNDNFTAAPSGTFRTRDGYVNIAANKQEQWESVADVLGLPELKTDPRFQERDTRKKNRKQLTPLLEAKLIEQDTDYWVVALNKNDVPSGTILSLQAALSQPQVEHRNTFGSVHVENIGDLKLFNLTAKFSKTPGQVEAPPPTLGQHTGDVLKAIGYSDEEIAAFKAAKII, encoded by the coding sequence ATGAAACTGCTTGATGGAATAAGAGTACTCGATCTCACAAATGTCCTTTCAGGTCCATTCGCCACACTTCATTTGTCGCTGGCAGGGGCAGAAGTCATCAAGGTCGAAAACCCGACCGATGGCGACCTGGCGCGGAAGCTCGGATCAGTCCCGAAATTCAATCAAATGCTCATGGGGACGAGTTTCCTGGCTCAAAACGCAAACAAGAAGTCGCTTACGCTGAACCTGAAAGCGCCGGAAGGAAAAGAGATATTCAGGCGGCTCGCCAAGACAGCCGACGTAGTGGTCGAGAATTTCAGACCCGACGTTATGAATCGTCTCGGCCTCTCGTACGAGGCTTTGAGCAAAGATAACCCGCGCCTGGTCTATTGCGCTATTTCGGGCTTCGGTCAGACAGGACCCGACGCTTTGAAACCGGCGTACGACCAGATCATACAAGGCCTTAGCGGTGAGATGGCCATCAACGGTGACGAACGCCTCAATCCACTGCGCGCAGGATTCCCCGTTTGTGATACCGTCGGCGGTTTGAACGCGGCTTTTGCGATCATGGGTGCGCTCTTTTACCGCGAACGGACCGGCGAAGGACAATTCATCGACGTTTCTCTGCTGGATTCCATCATGCCCCTGATGGGGTGGGTCGCCGCCAACCTCATGATCGGCGGCCAGCAGCCCGTGATGATGGGAAACGACAACTTCACAGCCGCGCCTTCCGGCACGTTCAGAACCAGAGACGGTTACGTGAACATCGCCGCCAACAAGCAGGAGCAGTGGGAATCGGTTGCCGACGTCCTAGGTCTCCCCGAGCTCAAGACCGACCCACGATTTCAGGAACGCGACACACGGAAGAAGAACCGGAAGCAGCTCACGCCGTTGTTGGAGGCCAAACTGATTGAGCAGGATACGGACTACTGGGTGGTAGCATTGAACAAAAACGATGTTCCCTCCGGCACTATCCTAAGCCTTCAGGCAGCACTTTCACAGCCGCAGGTGGAACACCGCAATACGTTTGGATCGGTTCACGTCGAGAATATAGGAGATTTGAAGCTCTTCAACCTGACCGCCAAGTTCTCGAAGACCCCCGGACAAGTCGAAGCACCTCCACCGACACTGGGTCAGCACACCGGCGACGTTCTGAAAGCAATCGGATACTCCGACGAAGAGATTGCAGCGTTCAAAGCTGCAAAGATCATCTAA
- a CDS encoding hydroxymethylglutaryl-CoA lyase, with amino-acid sequence MKEIVIHEVGLRDGLQMEKLVVPLAQKIRWAEALIASGVDVIQLGSFVHPDKVPQMADTDALFEYFKTRQQRSSNVVLSGLVLNEKGLERGERCGVDMYCMGVSASDTHSRKNTGMSTEEATGRIIAMGKQALLQHKKVQVSVQSAFGCGFEGTIPARRVLTIVRSYLEAGLKNISLADTAGHGQPFQVHELFEQVLALDPSVECSCHFHNTYGMGMANTYAAMTLGIRYFESSFAGLGGCPFTKVAAGNVCTEDFVHFLQRAGMRMDVSIDSLLSLSKEVAVFFGREMPGHVYKSGPILSNIRSN; translated from the coding sequence ATGAAGGAAATCGTCATTCACGAGGTTGGTCTACGCGACGGCTTGCAGATGGAGAAACTGGTGGTCCCACTGGCGCAGAAAATCCGGTGGGCGGAAGCGCTCATAGCGTCCGGCGTCGATGTCATTCAACTCGGATCATTCGTCCATCCGGATAAAGTACCTCAGATGGCTGACACGGACGCATTGTTTGAGTATTTCAAGACTCGGCAACAAAGATCATCGAATGTTGTCCTCTCAGGACTTGTCCTCAATGAAAAGGGGCTCGAGCGCGGGGAACGATGCGGCGTTGACATGTACTGTATGGGAGTGTCGGCAAGCGATACTCATAGCAGGAAAAACACAGGCATGTCGACCGAGGAAGCCACAGGACGCATTATCGCGATGGGGAAACAGGCCCTTCTGCAGCACAAGAAAGTGCAGGTGTCTGTCCAGTCTGCATTCGGTTGCGGCTTCGAGGGAACGATTCCTGCCCGGCGCGTGCTGACAATTGTGCGGAGCTATCTCGAAGCCGGGCTCAAAAACATCAGCCTTGCTGATACAGCCGGACACGGGCAACCGTTCCAGGTTCATGAGCTTTTTGAGCAGGTCCTCGCTCTCGATCCATCCGTCGAATGCAGCTGTCATTTTCACAATACGTATGGCATGGGTATGGCCAACACGTATGCTGCGATGACACTGGGGATCCGATATTTCGAATCCTCTTTCGCTGGACTCGGAGGATGCCCCTTCACAAAGGTCGCAGCAGGCAACGTGTGCACAGAGGATTTTGTCCATTTTCTCCAGCGCGCCGGGATGAGGATGGACGTCAGCATCGACAGTCTTCTTTCACTCTCCAAGGAAGTCGCTGTGTTCTTTGGACGCGAGATGCCGGGCCACGTCTACAAGTCAGGGCCAATCCTGTCCAACATCCGGAGTAATTGA
- a CDS encoding isocitrate/isopropylmalate dehydrogenase family protein: MAKFKIAWLPGDGIGIEVLKATRIVLDKVGLDAEYIHGDIGWDFWCQEGDAFPARTIDLLKNVDAALFGAITSKPVKAAQTELVPDLQSKGLTYRSPIVRMRQLFDLYICLRPCKGYPGNPLNFKEGIDLVVFRENTEDLYAGVEFSPVPPELAEALNNLSKPFSAFSKLPPDQYAISCKINTKAGSERIVRAAFDFARKFKRKKVTVVHKANVVRATDGLFLDAAKEVAKQYPEIQMDDANIDAMTMWLLKNPFNYDVLVAPNLYGDIISDLCAQMVGGLGFGCSGNIGTKLAVFEPTHGSAPKYAGQDKVNPIATILAAKMMLDWLGETSKGSDIENAVAAVIKEGKVRTYDMNGPNSTTQMAEAIAAKL; encoded by the coding sequence ATGGCAAAATTCAAGATTGCGTGGCTTCCTGGAGACGGCATAGGCATAGAGGTTCTGAAGGCGACCAGAATCGTCCTCGACAAGGTCGGACTGGACGCTGAGTATATTCACGGTGACATCGGCTGGGACTTCTGGTGCCAGGAAGGTGATGCCTTCCCCGCACGAACGATTGACCTGCTCAAGAACGTTGATGCAGCACTCTTCGGGGCAATTACCTCCAAACCCGTGAAAGCAGCACAGACCGAGCTCGTACCCGACCTGCAGAGCAAGGGTTTGACATACAGGTCCCCCATCGTCCGGATGCGCCAGCTCTTCGACCTCTACATTTGCCTCCGTCCGTGCAAAGGATATCCAGGGAATCCGTTGAACTTCAAGGAGGGGATCGATCTCGTGGTATTTCGTGAAAACACTGAAGATCTTTATGCCGGTGTTGAATTCTCTCCGGTACCTCCCGAGCTTGCGGAAGCACTGAACAATCTGTCCAAACCGTTTTCAGCGTTCAGCAAACTCCCCCCCGATCAATACGCGATTTCGTGCAAGATCAACACCAAGGCCGGTTCTGAGAGGATCGTGCGGGCAGCATTCGACTTCGCTCGGAAGTTCAAGCGGAAGAAAGTCACCGTAGTCCACAAAGCAAACGTCGTTCGGGCGACGGACGGACTATTCCTCGATGCCGCGAAAGAAGTCGCCAAGCAGTATCCGGAAATACAGATGGATGACGCGAACATTGATGCGATGACGATGTGGCTGCTGAAGAACCCTTTCAACTACGACGTGCTCGTCGCTCCCAATCTCTATGGAGACATCATTTCCGACTTATGCGCTCAGATGGTCGGCGGGCTCGGGTTTGGCTGCTCCGGAAACATCGGCACGAAGCTCGCGGTCTTTGAACCAACGCACGGCTCAGCGCCAAAATATGCCGGCCAGGACAAGGTCAATCCCATCGCGACTATCCTCGCGGCCAAGATGATGCTGGATTGGCTCGGCGAGACAAGCAAAGGGAGCGATATTGAAAACGCCGTCGCTGCAGTCATCAAGGAAGGAAAGGTCCGCACATACGATATGAACGGGCCGAACTCGACCACGCAGATGGCGGAAGCGATCGCTGCGAAGCTTTGA
- a CDS encoding PAS domain S-box protein, which produces MTETDRRSALPTWPMYGYSFLSAGTLVGSVVCVQLVSSVWWVIVPALMLLAVCGIALVRYGQQNAKQLPNHAAGKAQNSESFLDTYDSLTGSSNDIILLVEEDGTIVKANDRAAAAYGYDRIELEGLNIRAIRSPRALHELAHHVEMIKGKGGLIFETEHRRKGGEIFPVETSSRVLEVAGKRYFHSIIRDTTERKKAEHRLARLNDCFLGFGVDPFQNINSLVALCGELLGAATSLYNRLEGELLCSIGQWNTPAGYEATDKAEGHLCYDLIRSRNESLMVVRDLPATGYFASDPNVRKYGLKTYVGKGVQFSRENVGALCVVFKHDFVPHPDDERLMNIIAAAIGVEENRRHKEDALRESEERYKRLVDLSPDAIAVHVGGRFVFVNESGIRLIGAREMSDLVGMPILDIVHPDYKELVKARALAQQGKSMRQPFVEEKFVRFDGSPVDVEVATVPIMFSGKPATLVVARDLEDRKRSEEELLRLRKAVQSSGEIIFTTNAEGMITYVNPEFTQIYGFTAEEVVGKATPRILKSGTLDPSSYAMFWGELLRKRVFKGELTNRTKDGRIITVEGSASPILGDKGTILGYLAIQRDVTERKKVEEALKKSEASYRELFNSVIDAIYIQDNEGRFLDVNQGAVEMYGYPREYFIGRTPGDLSAPGLNDLEQTLEAVRKTFAGEPQQFEWWGKRKNGEVFPKEVRLNRSTYLGQQVVVALGQDITKRKRAEEAVRRSETRFRRVWESSMDGMRILDEHGSVVMVNEAFCRMMGKSAAEMVGKPFRVVYESISPEQDLSSMKIYRDRFISRTFERHQEVDLLLEGGRTILVEMSNSLLEMPSEPPLLLSIFRDVTERRESVRKLRESEEKFRSVSEQSPNMIYINKKGKVVYVNQRCVDMMGYTREEFYAPEFSFLSLIVPEYASVVMDNFSKHSSGAEIPTYEYVLLTKDRKRIVGLHTTRLMNYEGEPAILGIVTDVTERRLVEEELRKLHRAVEQSPTSVVITDCQGTIEYVNPKFTEVTGYAFDEVKGKTPRVLKSGYTTAQEYAALWDTILSGKEWRGEFLNKKKNGEQFWELASISPVKDPSGVVTHFLAVKEDITQRKMLEQQLFQARKMESLGTLASGIAHDFNNILGIILGYATMLREKSVGRERSVVYLEAIVKAADRGAGLVRQILTFARKSEFKLELVDVNSIIGEITTMLGETFPKTISLSLQFEKALPPLSVDRTQIHQALLNLCLNARDAMTDHGAISIATRLVHGKSLSAHFPSALDENYVEISVSDTGSGIDETTKSRIFEPFFTTKEIGKGTGLGLSVVFGVVEAHKGFVEVDSEVGRGSTFHVYLPLPLGSVVAGEEGEAESEEPNGGSETILVVEDEELMLGFVCTVLEEKGYNVLVARDGEEAVNLYSKERDSIQLVLSDFGLPKLDGWEACLRMRELNRRVRIVLASGYLDPNLKVEISKAGIGGFIGKPYSAKEVLKAIRRALDS; this is translated from the coding sequence ATGACGGAAACGGATCGACGGTCTGCACTCCCCACATGGCCCATGTACGGCTACAGCTTTCTCTCGGCAGGAACGCTTGTCGGCAGCGTCGTGTGTGTACAGCTGGTTTCGAGCGTTTGGTGGGTGATTGTTCCGGCCTTGATGCTGCTGGCAGTATGCGGCATCGCGCTCGTTCGTTACGGGCAACAAAACGCCAAGCAGCTCCCAAACCATGCAGCCGGAAAAGCGCAGAATTCAGAATCTTTTTTGGACACCTATGATTCGCTCACGGGGAGTTCGAACGATATCATCTTGCTCGTTGAAGAGGACGGGACTATCGTGAAGGCGAATGATAGGGCTGCAGCCGCGTATGGCTATGACCGAATTGAACTGGAGGGGCTGAATATCCGTGCGATTCGCTCTCCGAGGGCACTCCACGAGCTTGCGCACCATGTTGAAATGATCAAAGGCAAGGGAGGATTGATATTTGAAACCGAACATCGCCGAAAAGGGGGAGAGATTTTTCCCGTAGAGACGAGTTCCAGGGTTCTCGAGGTCGCAGGTAAGCGATACTTCCATTCCATCATACGTGATACCACAGAACGGAAGAAGGCAGAACACCGGCTGGCAAGACTCAACGATTGTTTCCTGGGGTTCGGGGTGGACCCTTTCCAAAACATCAATAGTCTCGTTGCTCTCTGCGGTGAATTGTTGGGGGCTGCGACGTCCCTCTACAACAGGCTTGAGGGGGAACTACTCTGTTCTATCGGCCAATGGAACACTCCCGCAGGATACGAGGCAACAGACAAGGCGGAAGGACATCTCTGCTATGATCTGATACGAAGCAGGAATGAGTCTCTCATGGTAGTCCGGGATTTGCCAGCGACAGGCTATTTCGCGAGTGATCCGAATGTCAGAAAGTACGGCCTCAAGACATACGTTGGGAAGGGAGTGCAGTTCAGTCGGGAAAACGTCGGCGCTCTGTGCGTCGTTTTCAAGCACGACTTCGTGCCACATCCTGACGACGAACGGCTCATGAATATCATTGCTGCTGCAATCGGTGTGGAGGAAAACCGAAGACACAAGGAGGATGCGCTGCGGGAAAGTGAAGAACGGTACAAGCGCCTGGTCGATCTTTCCCCGGATGCAATCGCTGTCCACGTGGGGGGGCGATTCGTGTTCGTCAATGAGTCCGGTATCCGTCTGATCGGGGCACGTGAAATGAGCGACCTCGTTGGGATGCCTATTCTTGACATCGTCCATCCGGACTACAAGGAATTGGTGAAAGCCCGTGCGCTCGCGCAGCAGGGCAAATCCATGAGGCAGCCCTTTGTCGAGGAGAAGTTTGTGCGATTCGATGGTTCCCCCGTCGATGTGGAGGTTGCCACGGTTCCAATCATGTTCAGCGGCAAACCGGCCACGCTCGTTGTCGCGCGTGACCTCGAAGACAGGAAACGCTCTGAGGAGGAATTGCTCAGGTTGCGAAAGGCTGTTCAGTCATCCGGCGAGATCATCTTCACAACGAATGCCGAAGGCATGATCACCTATGTCAATCCGGAGTTCACGCAGATATACGGGTTCACTGCAGAGGAGGTTGTTGGCAAGGCGACGCCGAGAATCCTCAAGAGCGGAACGCTGGACCCGTCAAGCTACGCGATGTTCTGGGGTGAACTCCTGCGTAAGCGGGTGTTCAAGGGGGAACTGACGAACAGAACAAAAGATGGCCGGATCATTACCGTTGAGGGATCTGCGAGTCCCATTCTTGGAGACAAAGGTACAATCCTTGGATACCTTGCCATCCAGAGGGATGTGACCGAACGAAAGAAGGTCGAAGAAGCGCTCAAGAAATCCGAGGCGAGCTACCGAGAGTTGTTCAACAGCGTCATTGACGCGATCTACATTCAGGACAACGAGGGCCGATTCCTTGACGTGAACCAGGGCGCGGTTGAGATGTACGGCTATCCCCGCGAGTACTTCATCGGTCGGACTCCGGGCGATCTTTCGGCGCCCGGCTTGAATGACCTTGAACAGACACTCGAAGCTGTCCGAAAGACGTTCGCAGGCGAGCCCCAGCAGTTTGAGTGGTGGGGGAAGAGGAAAAACGGGGAGGTGTTTCCGAAAGAGGTGCGCTTGAATCGTAGTACATATCTTGGTCAGCAGGTCGTCGTCGCTCTCGGTCAGGATATAACGAAGCGGAAGCGCGCAGAAGAAGCGGTAAGGCGATCGGAGACCCGGTTCCGGCGGGTCTGGGAAAGTTCAATGGATGGGATGCGCATTCTCGATGAACATGGTTCGGTGGTGATGGTCAACGAGGCATTTTGCCGCATGATGGGCAAGTCGGCGGCCGAGATGGTTGGTAAACCATTCAGGGTGGTCTACGAATCGATATCGCCCGAACAGGACCTGTCAAGCATGAAAATATATCGGGATCGCTTTATCAGTCGAACGTTCGAAAGACATCAGGAGGTGGATCTCCTTCTCGAGGGAGGCAGGACAATTCTCGTCGAAATGTCCAACTCTCTGCTGGAAATGCCAAGCGAGCCGCCGCTCCTTCTCAGCATCTTTCGCGACGTCACCGAACGGCGGGAATCCGTACGGAAACTCCGCGAGAGCGAGGAGAAATTCAGATCGGTTTCGGAACAATCTCCTAACATGATCTATATCAACAAAAAGGGAAAGGTGGTCTACGTCAATCAACGCTGTGTTGATATGATGGGATATACGAGGGAGGAATTCTACGCACCGGAATTCAGTTTCTTGAGTTTGATAGTTCCCGAGTATGCATCAGTGGTCATGGATAACTTCTCAAAGCACTCCTCCGGCGCCGAGATACCGACGTACGAATATGTACTTCTCACAAAAGATCGAAAGCGAATCGTTGGGCTTCATACGACTCGCCTTATGAACTACGAGGGGGAGCCGGCGATTCTCGGGATTGTCACAGATGTCACTGAACGCCGTCTCGTTGAAGAAGAACTACGAAAACTGCACCGTGCCGTCGAACAGAGTCCGACGTCGGTTGTCATCACCGATTGTCAGGGGACAATCGAATACGTCAATCCGAAATTCACGGAGGTGACAGGTTACGCATTCGATGAGGTGAAGGGAAAGACGCCGCGCGTCCTCAAGTCAGGGTATACCACCGCCCAGGAGTACGCGGCACTGTGGGACACGATCCTCTCCGGAAAAGAATGGCGGGGAGAATTCCTTAACAAGAAGAAAAACGGGGAACAATTCTGGGAGCTGGCTTCCATCTCTCCGGTCAAGGATCCGTCAGGAGTCGTCACGCACTTCCTGGCTGTCAAAGAGGACATTACGCAGCGCAAAATGTTGGAGCAGCAACTGTTCCAGGCCAGAAAGATGGAGAGCCTGGGCACACTGGCGAGCGGGATCGCACACGATTTCAACAACATCCTCGGGATCATTCTCGGATATGCAACGATGCTTCGGGAAAAATCCGTCGGGAGGGAGAGGTCCGTGGTATACCTCGAGGCGATCGTGAAAGCAGCGGATCGGGGCGCGGGGTTGGTCCGTCAGATCCTCACGTTTGCGCGCAAGAGCGAGTTCAAGCTGGAATTGGTTGATGTGAACTCGATTATCGGAGAAATCACCACGATGCTCGGGGAGACATTCCCGAAAACGATCTCACTGTCCCTGCAATTTGAGAAAGCGCTTCCCCCGTTGTCCGTCGACAGGACGCAGATTCATCAGGCGTTGTTGAACCTCTGTCTCAATGCCAGGGACGCGATGACCGATCATGGGGCGATCAGCATCGCAACCAGACTTGTTCATGGAAAATCGCTTTCGGCGCACTTCCCTTCGGCCCTTGATGAGAACTACGTTGAGATTAGTGTCTCGGATACCGGGAGCGGCATCGATGAAACCACGAAGTCGAGGATCTTTGAACCGTTTTTTACGACCAAAGAAATCGGCAAAGGAACAGGACTGGGGCTTTCAGTGGTGTTTGGCGTTGTCGAGGCGCACAAGGGCTTCGTCGAGGTCGATTCCGAAGTTGGGCGTGGATCGACATTCCATGTCTATCTGCCGCTTCCCCTGGGCTCCGTGGTAGCGGGTGAGGAGGGAGAGGCTGAGAGCGAGGAGCCGAATGGAGGTTCGGAGACCATCCTGGTTGTCGAGGACGAAGAGCTGATGCTCGGGTTTGTGTGCACCGTTCTCGAGGAGAAAGGCTACAATGTACTTGTCGCGCGCGATGGCGAAGAAGCGGTAAACCTGTATTCGAAGGAAAGGGATTCCATCCAATTGGTGCTCTCTGATTTCGGCCTGCCGAAACTCGACGGCTGGGAGGCGTGTCTCCGCATGAGGGAACTGAATCGAAGGGTCAGGATTGTACTTGCAAGCGGGTATCTTGACCCGAACCTGAAAGTGGAAATATCGAAAGCAGGCATTGGAGGGTTTATCGGCAAGCCGTACAGTGCCAAAGAGGTATTGAAGGCCATCAGGAGGGCCCTCGATTCCTGA
- a CDS encoding 4Fe-4S binding protein → MPQNLIAGHTQIVVGTAPQRPALKIRKISPELRRRMPVAPPGLTWYRRTLWNMKNDSQFLRSTVQLAFVLLCVWIGIEFHLFMRWGLSGGTTSFVARPPGAEGFLPIGALMSFKYWFDSGIVNQIHPSGLYIFVAIVVISLMLKKAFCSWLCPIGTLSESLWMLGEKVFGRNVIITKWLDIPLRSLKYFLLLFFVAAIWGMDVPSMKAFIESPYNRMADVKMYLFFARITSTALWTVLILMMLSVVVKNFWCRYLCPYGAFLGFLSLLSPVKITRQKSTCVDCELCTKACPSDIIVHLAGRVRSDECTACLKCVEVCPVKNTLSLRTPKSSTDIPAWVFGGLVAGVFAAITGLAIMTGSWQNNISKEEYRVQFQQLESSAYSHPFGGSGSDVPNGE, encoded by the coding sequence ATGCCACAAAACCTTATTGCTGGACATACACAGATTGTTGTCGGGACCGCTCCACAACGACCCGCCCTGAAGATCAGGAAGATTTCCCCCGAACTTCGGCGACGCATGCCCGTCGCCCCGCCAGGTCTGACCTGGTACCGGCGCACACTCTGGAACATGAAGAACGATTCGCAGTTTCTCCGCAGCACTGTTCAACTGGCCTTCGTTTTGCTCTGCGTTTGGATCGGAATCGAGTTTCATCTCTTCATGCGCTGGGGTCTGTCGGGAGGAACGACATCCTTCGTGGCCCGCCCCCCGGGGGCTGAGGGATTTCTTCCCATTGGTGCCCTGATGAGCTTCAAGTACTGGTTCGATTCGGGCATCGTGAATCAGATTCATCCTTCGGGACTGTACATTTTCGTAGCGATTGTGGTCATTAGTCTCATGTTGAAAAAGGCCTTCTGCAGCTGGCTTTGTCCTATTGGCACATTGAGTGAATCGCTCTGGATGCTTGGAGAGAAGGTTTTTGGTCGGAATGTCATCATCACGAAATGGCTCGACATTCCTTTGCGCTCGCTCAAGTACTTTCTGCTCCTGTTCTTTGTCGCTGCCATTTGGGGAATGGATGTCCCGTCCATGAAGGCGTTCATCGAGAGCCCCTACAACCGTATGGCTGACGTGAAAATGTATCTCTTCTTCGCTCGCATCACATCGACAGCGCTCTGGACAGTTCTCATTTTGATGATGCTGTCGGTCGTCGTAAAGAACTTCTGGTGCCGTTATCTCTGCCCCTACGGAGCTTTTCTCGGATTCCTCAGCCTCCTCAGCCCGGTCAAGATCACACGGCAGAAGTCGACCTGTGTCGATTGTGAATTGTGTACGAAGGCGTGTCCTTCGGACATCATCGTTCACCTGGCAGGCAGGGTCCGTAGCGACGAGTGCACCGCGTGCCTGAAATGCGTTGAGGTTTGTCCCGTGAAGAATACACTGAGTTTACGAACACCGAAGAGCAGCACGGATATTCCTGCCTGGGTTTTCGGCGGTCTGGTGGCAGGTGTATTCGCAGCGATCACAGGCCTGGCGATAATGACAGGCTCATGGCAGAACAATATCTCGAAGGAAGAGTATAGGGTGCAGTTTCAGCAGCTCGAATCGTCCGCGTATTCGCATCCTTTCGGCGGTTCGGGGAGCGACGTCCCGAATGGAGAATAG
- a CDS encoding Rrf2 family transcriptional regulator — protein MSLIFSRECEYAIQAVTYLARRPEESRTSIRQLARILKIPHHFLAKILQRLTQKGLLVSTKGPKGGFALALPAKGITLFHIVDAVDGVGFANQCVLGFPECSGKHPCAVHEQWGSIRESIYRLLVSQDLSEVGAGMKKPEYEAAKR, from the coding sequence ATGAGCCTTATCTTCAGCCGAGAATGTGAGTATGCAATCCAGGCGGTGACGTATCTGGCAAGACGTCCCGAAGAGTCCAGAACTTCGATCAGACAGCTCGCACGAATTCTCAAGATCCCTCATCACTTCTTAGCCAAGATTTTGCAGCGGCTCACACAAAAAGGGCTGCTTGTGTCCACGAAAGGGCCCAAGGGTGGATTCGCGCTCGCATTGCCTGCCAAAGGCATCACGCTTTTTCACATCGTCGACGCAGTGGACGGCGTAGGATTCGCGAACCAGTGCGTTCTTGGATTCCCGGAGTGCTCCGGAAAACACCCGTGCGCTGTCCACGAACAATGGGGAAGCATTCGCGAATCGATCTATCGTCTCCTGGTGAGCCAGGATCTCTCAGAGGTTGGCGCGGGAATGAAGAAGCCTGAGTACGAGGCAGCAAAACGTTAG